In Clupea harengus chromosome 13, Ch_v2.0.2, whole genome shotgun sequence, one DNA window encodes the following:
- the elovl5 gene encoding elongation of very long chain fatty acids protein 5: METFNYHLNAYIDSWMGPRDSRVRGWLLLDNYPPTFALTVMYLLIVWMGPKYMKNRPPVSCRGLLVVYNFALTLLSLYMFYELVTAVWQGGYSFFCQDTHSAGETDHKIIRVLWWYYFSKLIEFMDTFFFILRKNNHQITLLHIYHHASMLNIWWFVMNWVPCGHSYFGATLNSFIHVLMYSYYGLSAIPAMRPYLWWKKYITQGQLVQFVITMAQTSCAVVWPCSFPMGWLYFQISYMVTMIFFFSNFYVKTYKSHGVSKKDYQNGLVATKNGHMNGVGPTDSKSYRKLRAD, translated from the exons ATGGAGACATTCaactatcaccttaatgcataTATTGACTCATGGATGGGTCCAAGGG ACTCCCGAGTGCGAGGATGGCTGCTGCTGGACAACTACCCTCCGACTTTTGCACTGACCGTCATGTACCTCCTGATTGTGTGGATGGGACCCAAATACATGAAGAACAGGCCGCCAGTCTCCTGCAGAGGTCTCCTGGTGGTGTATAACTTcgccctcactctcctctccctgtacATGTTCTATGAG CTTGTGACTGCGGTGTGGCAAGGAGGGTACAGCTTCTTCTGCCAGGACACTCATAGTGCAGGAGAAACTGACCACAAG ATTATCCGTGTCTTGTGGTGGTATTATTTCTCCAAGCTGATTGAGTTCATGGACACTTTCTTCTTCATCCTGCGGAAGAATAACCACCAGATCACACTCCTACACATCTATCACCATGCCAGCATGCTCAACATCTGGTGGTTCGTCATGAACTGGGTGCCGTGTGGTCACT CCTATTTTGGGGCCACACTGAACAGCTTCATCCACGTACTGATGTACTCCTACTACGGGCTCTCGGCCATCCCTGCCATGCGACCCTACCTCTGGTGGAAGAAGTACATTACCCAAGGGCAGCTG GTTCAGTTTGTCATCACCATGGCCCAGACGAGCTGTGCTGTGGTTTGGCCATGTAGCTTTCCCATGGGCTGGCTTTACTTCCAAATATCCTACATGGTGACCAtgatcttcttcttctcaaaCTTCTACGTCAAG ACTTACAAGAGCCATGGTGTGTCTAAGAAGGACTATCAGAACGGCTTGGTAGCCACTAAGAATGGCCACATGAACGGGGTGGGACCCACAGACAGCAAAAGCTACAGGAAATTGAGGGCTGATTGA
- the fbxo9 gene encoding F-box only protein 9, producing MAETKRNSEGGTEEGENENTDDSHLKLELSAFRAQWITELIPNSGFGGLRRDLSRVADLRRRQELVREEKARGLFLRAVEEEQNGSVYEAIKFYRRAMQLVPDIEFKINYTRSPDPDEGVGAYLEGSKGDCEIDDLLSYFQQQLTLQGSSQKICEPEMEVSQVHISVLPREVLMYIFRWVVSSDLDMRALEQLSLVCRGFYICARDGELWRSACLRVWGRSSTKMQPFTSWREMFLERPRVRFDGLYISRTSYHRQGEESLDGFYRAWHQVEYYRYLRFFPDGRVMMLTTPDDPLVSVPRLRSRNTRLESVLVGHYRLSQDTDNQTKVFVVVAKGKEEKNRFCRRNPPSDSEHTFHVGLQLSSGGRQRFNKLVWIHHSCHITYRSTGETIVTAFDMDKMYTPLFFARVKSYTSFSERPL from the exons ATG GCTGAAACCAAGCGGAATTCTGAAGGTGGTACTGAAGAGGGGGAAAATGAGAATACTGATGACTCGCATCTTAAA TTGGAGCTCAGTGCTTTTCGAGCTCAATGGATCACAGAACTAATACCCAACTCGGGGTTTGGTGGACTGAGGAGAGACCTGTCTCGGGTAGCTGACCTACGGAGAAGACAGGAGCTGGTCCGGGAGGAAAAA GCAAGAGGACTGTTCCTAAGAGCTGTTGAGGAAGAGCAGAATGGATCGGTGTATGAAG CCATCAAGTTCTATCGCCGGGCTATGCAGCTGGTACCAGACATCGAGTTTAAGATAAATTACACACGCTCGCCTGATCCAGATGAAGGTGTTGGAGCTTA CCTGGAGGGGAGTAAGGGCGACTGTGAGATAGATGACCTCCTTTCCTACTTCCAGCAGCAGCTCACTTTGCAAGGCTCTTCCCAGAAAATATGTGAGCCTGAGATGGAGGTCTCTCAGGTGCATATCTCAG TCCTGCCCAGAGAGGTGCTGATGTACATCTTCCGCTGGGTGGTGTCCAGTGACCTGGACATGAGGGCGCTGGAGCAACTCTCTCTGGTGTGCCGAGGCTTTTATATCTGTGCCAG GGACGGAGAGCTCTGGCGTTCGGCCTGTCTGCGGGTCTGGGGCCGGAGCTCTACCAAGATGCAGCCGTTCACCTCTTGGAGGGAGATGTTCTTAGAGAGGCCCCGCGTGCGCTTCGATG GATTGTACATCAGCAGAACCTCATACCACCGCCAAGGAGAGGAATCTCTGGATGGGTTCTACAGGGCATGGCATCAAGTTGAGTACTACCG gtaCCTGCGTTTTTTCCCAGATGGTCGGGTGATGATGCTCACCACACCAGACGACCCACTGGTCTCTGTTCCTCGTTTGCGTAGCAGGAACACAAG GCTGGAATCTGTTCTTGTTGGTCACTACCGTCTATCCCAAGACACAGACAATCAAACCAAAGTTTTTGTTGTGGTCGCCAAGGGGAAAGAGGAg AAGAACCGGTTCTGCAGGCGGAACCCTCCGTCAGACTCGGAGCACACCTTCCATGTGGGGCTGCAGCTGTCCTCTGGGGGGCGCCAGCGCTTCAACAAGCTCGTGTGGATCCACCACTCCTGCCACATCACCTACAG aTCGACCGGAGAGACAATCGTCACAGCGTTTGACATGGACAAAATGTACACGCCCCTCTTCTTTGCTCGTGTGAAGAGCTATACTTCGTTTTCTGAGCGCCCCCTGTAG